A genomic stretch from Pseudomonas alkylphenolica includes:
- a CDS encoding sulfite exporter TauE/SafE family protein — translation MIEQPFLAAGLGAIIGAVLALTGAGGGILAVPLLVFGLGLSMVEAAPVGLLAVGMAAAVGAVLGLRQGVVRYRAAAFVALIGIVAAPFGLMLAHQLPNAPLALAFAAVLVYACVRMLLKARRELRGEPPLGKRMVMPCVLNPLQGRLRWTLPCARALAFTGTLSGLLSGLLGVGGGFVIIPALSRYTNLDMKSIVATSLAVIALVSTGSVISASVGGVMHWSVGAPFAGGAVLGLLVARQFAGRLAGPRLQQLFATVGICAAVLLAVKTLGA, via the coding sequence GTGATCGAACAGCCATTTCTCGCTGCAGGACTGGGAGCGATCATTGGTGCGGTGCTGGCGCTGACCGGGGCTGGCGGCGGCATTCTGGCCGTGCCCTTGCTGGTCTTCGGCCTTGGCCTGTCGATGGTCGAGGCGGCGCCGGTCGGACTGCTGGCCGTCGGCATGGCCGCGGCGGTCGGTGCCGTCCTGGGGTTGCGCCAAGGGGTGGTGCGCTACCGGGCTGCGGCTTTTGTAGCGCTGATCGGTATCGTTGCTGCCCCGTTCGGACTGATGCTGGCGCATCAACTGCCCAACGCACCGCTGGCCCTGGCCTTCGCGGCAGTGCTGGTGTATGCCTGTGTGCGCATGCTGCTCAAGGCGCGCCGCGAGCTGCGAGGTGAGCCGCCACTGGGCAAGCGTATGGTCATGCCGTGTGTGCTCAACCCGCTGCAGGGACGCCTGCGCTGGACCCTGCCCTGTGCCCGTGCGTTGGCGTTTACCGGTACGTTGTCCGGGCTGCTCTCGGGATTGCTCGGTGTCGGTGGCGGCTTTGTGATCATCCCGGCACTGAGTCGTTACACCAACCTGGACATGAAAAGCATCGTCGCCACCTCGCTGGCAGTGATTGCCCTGGTGTCCACCGGGAGCGTGATCAGCGCCAGCGTCGGTGGGGTGATGCACTGGAGCGTGGGTGCGCCGTTTGCCGGCGGTGCCGTGTTGGGGCTGCTGGTGGCCCGGCAGTTTGCCGGTCGCCTGGCCGGCCCACGCCTGCAGCAACTGTTCGCCACTGTCGGGATCTGTGCGGCAGTGCTGCTGGCGGTGAAAACGCTGGGCGCTTGA
- a CDS encoding GMC family oxidoreductase: MPSADPVYDYVVVGAGPAGCLLANRLSADPSCRVLLLEAGGKDNYPWIHIPVGYLYCIGNPRTDWCFKTEAQPGLNGRALGYPRGKVLGGCSSINGMIYMRGQAGDYDRWAEQGNAGWAWKDVLPLFKASENHFGGASDTHGDEGEWRVEQQRYSWPILDAFRAAAAQSGIESVADFNGGDNQGCGYFQVNQRSGIRWNSAKAFLRPVRNRPNLTVLTDVLVDQVILDAGRASAVRARWQGNWQNFSARREIILCAGSVGSPGILQRSGIGPRGLLESLGITVRHELPGVGGNLQDHLQLRLIYQVSGARTLNQVANSALGKLGMGLRYLYDRSGPLAMAPSQLGAFVRSGPEQATANLQYHVQPLSLERFGEPLHRFPAFTASVCNLRPASRGRIDIRSANPDDSPLIDPNYLSDPEDLRVAAQAIRITRKIVQAPALAAFSPREYLPGPDLQSEEQLHEAAGQIGTTIFHPVGTCRMGNGPLDVVDDQLRVHGVPGLRIADASIMPQIVSGNTCSPTLMIAEKAAQLITRGMLSTARIDEENAIPTP, encoded by the coding sequence ATGCCATCAGCCGATCCTGTCTACGATTACGTGGTCGTCGGTGCCGGTCCCGCCGGATGCCTGCTGGCCAATCGTTTGTCTGCCGACCCAAGCTGTCGGGTATTGCTGCTCGAAGCGGGCGGCAAAGACAACTATCCGTGGATTCATATTCCGGTGGGTTACCTGTATTGCATCGGTAACCCACGTACCGACTGGTGCTTCAAGACCGAAGCCCAGCCTGGCCTCAACGGACGTGCCCTGGGTTATCCACGGGGCAAGGTGCTCGGCGGCTGTTCCTCGATCAACGGCATGATCTATATGCGTGGCCAGGCTGGCGACTACGACCGCTGGGCCGAGCAAGGCAACGCCGGCTGGGCCTGGAAAGACGTGTTGCCGCTGTTCAAGGCCAGCGAAAACCATTTCGGCGGTGCCAGTGATACACACGGCGATGAAGGCGAGTGGCGGGTCGAACAGCAACGTTATTCGTGGCCGATCCTCGATGCTTTCCGTGCAGCGGCGGCCCAGAGCGGAATTGAAAGCGTCGCCGATTTCAACGGTGGTGATAACCAGGGCTGTGGATACTTTCAGGTCAACCAGCGTTCCGGGATTCGCTGGAACTCGGCCAAGGCCTTTCTTCGTCCGGTACGCAACCGTCCTAACCTGACCGTACTGACCGATGTGCTGGTCGATCAGGTAATCCTCGACGCCGGTCGTGCCTCGGCGGTAAGGGCACGCTGGCAAGGTAACTGGCAAAACTTCAGCGCCCGCCGCGAAATCATCCTTTGCGCAGGCTCGGTGGGTTCTCCCGGGATCCTGCAACGTTCCGGCATCGGCCCGCGTGGACTGCTGGAAAGCCTGGGGATAACTGTCCGGCACGAATTGCCGGGGGTTGGCGGCAACCTGCAGGACCACCTGCAACTGCGGCTGATCTATCAGGTCAGCGGTGCACGTACCCTCAATCAGGTCGCCAACAGTGCCTTGGGCAAGCTGGGCATGGGCCTGCGCTATCTGTATGACCGCAGTGGTCCGCTGGCCATGGCGCCGAGCCAGCTGGGGGCGTTTGTCCGCTCCGGGCCGGAACAGGCCACGGCCAACCTGCAATACCATGTGCAGCCGCTATCGCTGGAGCGCTTCGGCGAGCCGCTGCACCGCTTTCCGGCCTTTACCGCATCGGTGTGCAATTTGCGCCCGGCGAGCCGTGGGCGCATCGATATCCGCTCGGCCAACCCGGACGATTCACCGCTGATCGATCCCAACTACCTGAGCGACCCGGAAGACTTGCGCGTTGCCGCCCAGGCCATTCGCATCACCCGCAAGATCGTCCAGGCGCCTGCCCTGGCGGCGTTCAGCCCACGCGAATACCTGCCTGGGCCGGATCTGCAAAGCGAAGAACAGCTGCACGAAGCGGCAGGCCAGATCGGTACCACCATTTTCCATCCGGTCGGTACCTGCCGGATGGGCAACGGTCCGCTGGACGTGGTCGATGACCAGCTGCGCGTGCACGGTGTGCCGGGGCTGCGTATCGCCGATGCCTCGATCATGCCGCAGATTGTCTCCGGCAATACCTGCTCACCCACCTTGATGATTGCCGAAAAGGCGGCGCAACTGATTACCCGGGGAATGTTATCCACAGCTCGGATCGATGAAGAAAACGCAATACCGACGCCCTGA
- the gmhB gene encoding D-glycero-beta-D-manno-heptose 1,7-bisphosphate 7-phosphatase yields MKLLILDRDGVINQDSDAYIKSLDEWIPIPGSIDAIAQLSKAGWTVAVATNQSGIARGYYDLATLEAMHERLRMLVAEQGGEVGLIVCCPHGPDEGCDCRKPKPGMLRTIAAHYQADLAGLWFVGDSKGDLEAALTVDAQPILVKTGKGEKTLSKGIPEGTLIFDDLAAIARELIHK; encoded by the coding sequence TTGAAGCTGCTGATTCTCGATCGGGACGGGGTGATCAACCAGGACTCCGACGCCTACATCAAGTCGCTGGACGAGTGGATCCCCATCCCCGGGTCGATCGATGCGATCGCGCAGTTGAGCAAAGCCGGCTGGACGGTGGCGGTCGCCACCAACCAGTCCGGCATCGCTCGCGGCTACTACGATCTGGCAACCCTCGAGGCCATGCATGAGCGCCTGCGCATGCTGGTGGCCGAGCAGGGTGGCGAGGTTGGCCTGATCGTCTGTTGCCCTCACGGTCCGGATGAAGGCTGCGACTGCCGCAAGCCCAAGCCGGGCATGCTGCGAACCATTGCCGCGCATTACCAGGCAGATCTGGCCGGGTTGTGGTTTGTCGGTGATAGTAAGGGTGACCTGGAAGCCGCATTGACCGTCGATGCTCAACCGATTCTGGTAAAAACCGGAAAAGGCGAGAAAACCCTGAGCAAGGGAATTCCCGAAGGCACGTTGATTTTCGATGATCTGGCAGCCATCGCCAGAGAACTTATCCACAAATAG
- the glyQ gene encoding glycine--tRNA ligase subunit alpha gives MSQPTPAVRTFQDLILALQNYWAEQGCVVLQPYDMEVGAGTFHTATFLRAVGPEIWNAAYVQPSRRPADGRYGENPNRLQHYYQFQVVLKPNPANFQELYLGSLKAIGLDPLVHDIRFVEDNWESPTLGAWGLGWEIWLNGMEVTQFTYFQQVGGIECMPVTGEITYGLERLAMYLQGVDSVYDLVWTDGPFGKVTYGDVFHQNEVEQSTYNFEHANVEKLFELFDFYESEANRLIELELPLPTYEMVLKASHTFNLLDARRAISVTARQQYILRVRTLARAVAQSYLQARAKLGFPMASPELRDEALAKLEAAQ, from the coding sequence GTGAGCCAGCCTACGCCAGCCGTGCGTACCTTCCAAGACTTGATCCTCGCCCTGCAGAACTACTGGGCCGAGCAAGGTTGTGTGGTGCTTCAGCCCTACGATATGGAAGTAGGCGCCGGCACTTTCCATACCGCCACGTTCCTGCGCGCCGTCGGCCCGGAAATCTGGAACGCCGCCTACGTACAGCCGAGCCGTCGCCCGGCTGACGGTCGCTATGGCGAAAACCCCAACCGCCTGCAGCACTACTACCAGTTCCAGGTGGTGCTCAAGCCAAACCCGGCGAACTTCCAGGAGCTGTACCTGGGCTCGCTGAAGGCCATCGGCCTTGACCCGCTGGTGCACGACATCCGTTTCGTCGAAGACAACTGGGAGTCGCCGACCCTCGGTGCCTGGGGTCTGGGTTGGGAAATCTGGCTCAACGGCATGGAAGTCACCCAGTTCACCTACTTCCAGCAAGTGGGCGGTATCGAGTGCATGCCGGTTACCGGTGAAATCACCTATGGCCTGGAGCGTCTGGCCATGTACCTGCAGGGCGTCGACTCGGTCTACGACCTGGTCTGGACCGACGGTCCGTTCGGCAAGGTGACCTACGGCGACGTGTTCCACCAGAACGAAGTGGAACAGTCGACCTACAACTTCGAACACGCCAACGTCGAGAAGCTGTTCGAACTGTTCGACTTCTACGAAAGCGAAGCCAATCGCCTGATCGAGCTGGAACTGCCACTGCCGACCTATGAAATGGTCCTCAAGGCCTCCCACACCTTCAACCTGCTCGACGCCCGCCGCGCCATCTCGGTGACCGCACGTCAGCAGTACATCCTGCGCGTACGCACCCTGGCCCGGGCCGTGGCGCAAAGCTATCTGCAAGCCCGCGCCAAGCTGGGCTTCCCGATGGCGTCCCCTGAATTGCGTGATGAAGCATTGGCCAAGCTGGAGGCTGCACAATGA
- a CDS encoding lysophospholipid acyltransferase family protein: MSILQAIRIFLFYLLLGTSSLLWCTLSFFIAPFLPFSARYRFINVYWCRFALVLVRVFLNIKVKVSGAENIPKQPCVILSNHQSTWETFFLSAYFSPLSQVLKRELLYVPFFGWAMAMLRPIAIDRDNPKAALKQVASEGDKLLKDGVWVLIFPEGTRVPFGQIGKFSRGGTALAVNAGLPVLPIAHNAGKFWPKQGWNKRAGTIEVVIGAPMYAEGTGPRAIAELNDRAAAWNEQTQRDLGSLPAQAPNAAQGVA, from the coding sequence ATGTCGATCCTGCAGGCGATCAGAATTTTTCTTTTTTACCTGCTACTGGGTACCAGCTCTTTGCTGTGGTGCACCCTGAGCTTTTTTATTGCGCCGTTTCTGCCATTCAGCGCCCGTTATCGCTTCATCAATGTCTACTGGTGCCGTTTCGCGCTGGTGTTGGTGCGGGTGTTCCTGAACATCAAGGTCAAGGTCAGCGGGGCTGAGAACATTCCCAAGCAGCCCTGTGTGATCCTCTCCAATCACCAGAGCACCTGGGAGACGTTCTTCCTCTCGGCGTATTTTTCGCCGTTGAGCCAGGTACTCAAACGTGAACTGTTGTACGTGCCGTTCTTCGGCTGGGCCATGGCCATGCTGCGGCCGATCGCGATTGACCGCGACAACCCGAAGGCTGCGCTCAAGCAAGTTGCCAGCGAAGGCGACAAGCTGCTCAAGGACGGCGTCTGGGTGCTGATCTTCCCAGAAGGCACCCGTGTGCCGTTCGGCCAGATCGGCAAATTCTCCCGCGGTGGCACCGCTCTGGCGGTGAATGCCGGCTTGCCTGTCCTGCCGATTGCCCACAACGCCGGCAAGTTCTGGCCCAAGCAGGGTTGGAACAAGCGGGCTGGCACCATTGAAGTAGTGATCGGTGCGCCGATGTACGCTGAAGGCACTGGCCCTCGCGCGATTGCCGAGCTCAACGACCGGGCAGCGGCCTGGAACGAACAGACCCAACGCGACCTGGGTTCGTTGCCGGCACAAGCCCCGAACGCCGCGCAAGGCGTTGCCTGA
- a CDS encoding LysR family transcriptional regulator, with product MFDWNDLRFFLELQRSGRLLTAAKRLNTTHSTVARHIDNIEQSLGTALFVQHAQGYELTPSGQALLKHAEAMENVALLAQEEITQAITPLGKIRLGVTEGIGIMFFTPRMGSLFERYPGLEVELVAVPRFVSILNREAEISIHLERPNADLLITRKLTDYRLALYASPEYLAQAPALHHREDLARHSWIGYVDDLLFSQELLFLNSFCRAPNVVFRSTSVIAQQQAARAGLGIAVLPNYMARHDPALVRVLPSETIQRSYWICTRRELHKSVRLRVVWDFLLALCAQEQDALLAE from the coding sequence ATGTTCGACTGGAATGATCTGCGGTTTTTTCTCGAGTTGCAGCGTAGCGGCCGCCTGCTGACAGCCGCCAAGCGCCTCAATACCACCCACAGCACCGTGGCCCGGCATATCGATAATATCGAGCAGAGTCTGGGCACCGCTTTGTTCGTCCAGCACGCTCAAGGCTACGAACTGACACCTTCCGGCCAGGCCCTGCTCAAGCACGCCGAAGCCATGGAAAACGTCGCCCTGCTGGCCCAGGAAGAAATCACTCAGGCCATCACCCCGCTAGGCAAGATTCGTCTGGGTGTCACCGAAGGCATCGGCATCATGTTCTTCACCCCGCGCATGGGCAGCCTGTTCGAACGCTATCCGGGGCTGGAGGTGGAACTGGTTGCGGTGCCGCGCTTCGTCAGCATCCTCAACCGCGAGGCGGAAATCAGCATCCACCTGGAACGACCGAATGCCGACCTGTTGATCACCCGCAAACTCACCGATTACCGCCTGGCGTTGTATGCCAGCCCCGAGTACCTGGCCCAGGCGCCAGCGCTGCATCACCGCGAAGACCTGGCCAGGCACAGCTGGATCGGCTATGTCGACGACCTGTTGTTCAGCCAGGAACTGCTGTTCCTCAACAGCTTCTGCCGCGCCCCGAATGTAGTGTTTCGCAGCACCAGCGTGATCGCCCAGCAGCAGGCTGCGCGTGCCGGCTTGGGGATTGCCGTGCTGCCCAACTACATGGCCCGGCATGACCCGGCGCTGGTCCGGGTACTGCCCAGCGAAACCATCCAGCGCAGCTACTGGATCTGCACCCGCCGCGAACTGCACAAGTCAGTACGCTTGCGGGTGGTCTGGGATTTTCTCTTGGCGCTGTGCGCGCAAGAGCAGGACGCCTTGCTGGCAGAGTAG
- the glyS gene encoding glycine--tRNA ligase subunit beta — protein sequence MSAQDFLVELGTEELPPKALSALADAFLAGIEKGLQAAGLNYTGKQVYAAPRRLAVLIRQLDTQQPDRSINVDGPPRQAAFDAEGNPTQAALGFAKKCGVELAEIDQSGAKLRFSQHIPGKATASLLPTIVEDSLNDLPIPKRMRWGARKEEFVRPTQWLVMLLGDDVVDCTILAQKAGRDSRGHRFHHPEDVRISAPANYLEDLRKAYVLADFAERRELISKRTAELAMQQEGTAIVPPALLDEVTALVEWPVPLVCSFEERFLEVPQEALITTMQDNQKYFCLLDVDGKLLPRFITVANVESRDPKQIVEGNEKVVRPRLTDAEFFFKQDKKQPLESFNERLKNVVFQAQLGSVFDKAERVAKLAAFIAQRIGGDAQRAARAGLLSKCDLATEMVGEFPEMQGVAGYYYALNDGEPEDVALALNEQYMPRGAGAELPSTLTGAAVAIADKLDTLVGIFGIGMLPTGSKDPYALRRAALGVLRILIEKQLDLDLNEAVNFAVSQFGSKVKAAGLADQVLEFVFDRLRARYEDEGIDVATYLSVRALKPGSALDFDQRVQAVQAFRQLPEAAALAAVNKRVSNLLSKAEGAVATTVEPKYFDNANEFSLYSAIQQADQAVQPMAAARQYSESLARLAALREPVDAFFEAVMVNADDAKVRANRYALLSRLRGLFLGVADISLLG from the coding sequence ATGAGTGCTCAAGATTTCCTGGTTGAACTGGGCACCGAAGAACTGCCGCCCAAGGCCCTGAGCGCCCTGGCTGACGCCTTTCTCGCCGGTATCGAGAAAGGCCTGCAGGCCGCTGGCCTGAACTACACCGGCAAGCAGGTCTACGCTGCGCCACGCCGTCTGGCCGTGCTGATCCGTCAACTGGACACCCAGCAGCCGGACCGCAGCATCAACGTCGACGGCCCGCCCCGTCAGGCCGCCTTCGACGCTGAAGGCAACCCGACCCAGGCTGCCCTCGGCTTCGCCAAGAAGTGCGGTGTAGAGCTGGCGGAAATCGATCAGAGCGGTGCCAAGCTGCGCTTCTCCCAGCACATCCCGGGCAAGGCCACCGCCAGCCTGCTGCCAACCATCGTCGAAGACTCGCTGAACGACCTGCCGATCCCGAAACGCATGCGTTGGGGTGCGCGCAAGGAAGAGTTCGTGCGTCCGACCCAATGGCTGGTGATGCTGCTGGGCGACGACGTCGTCGACTGCACCATCCTCGCCCAGAAGGCCGGTCGTGATTCCCGTGGTCACCGCTTCCACCACCCGGAAGACGTGCGCATCAGCGCCCCGGCGAACTACCTGGAAGACCTGCGCAAAGCCTACGTGCTGGCCGATTTTGCCGAGCGCCGCGAGCTGATCAGCAAGCGTACCGCCGAACTCGCCATGCAGCAGGAAGGCACCGCCATCGTGCCGCCGGCGCTGCTCGATGAAGTGACCGCGCTGGTCGAGTGGCCAGTGCCGCTGGTCTGCTCGTTCGAGGAGCGTTTCCTCGAAGTGCCGCAAGAAGCCCTGATCACCACCATGCAGGACAACCAGAAGTACTTCTGCCTGCTGGACGTCGACGGCAAGCTGCTGCCGCGCTTCATCACCGTCGCCAACGTTGAAAGCCGCGATCCCAAGCAGATCGTCGAAGGTAACGAGAAGGTCGTGCGCCCACGCCTGACCGACGCCGAGTTCTTCTTCAAGCAAGACAAGAAGCAGCCGCTGGAAAGCTTCAACGAACGCCTCAAGAACGTGGTGTTCCAGGCTCAGCTGGGCAGCGTCTTCGACAAGGCCGAGCGCGTTGCCAAGCTGGCCGCATTCATTGCCCAGCGCATTGGCGGCGATGCTCAGCGCGCAGCCCGTGCCGGCCTGCTGTCCAAGTGCGACCTGGCCACCGAGATGGTCGGTGAATTCCCTGAGATGCAGGGTGTTGCCGGCTACTACTACGCCCTCAACGATGGCGAACCGGAAGACGTCGCCCTGGCCCTGAACGAGCAGTACATGCCGCGCGGTGCCGGTGCCGAACTGCCGTCGACCCTGACCGGTGCGGCCGTGGCCATCGCCGACAAGCTCGACACCCTGGTCGGTATCTTCGGTATCGGCATGCTGCCAACCGGCAGCAAAGACCCCTATGCCCTGCGTCGTGCAGCGCTGGGCGTGCTGCGGATCCTGATCGAGAAGCAGCTGGACCTGGACCTGAACGAAGCGGTGAACTTCGCTGTCAGCCAGTTCGGCAGCAAGGTCAAAGCCGCCGGCCTGGCTGACCAGGTGCTGGAGTTCGTCTTCGACCGTCTGCGTGCCCGTTACGAAGACGAAGGCATCGACGTTGCCACTTACCTGTCGGTACGTGCCCTCAAGCCTGGTTCGGCTCTCGACTTCGACCAGCGCGTACAGGCCGTACAGGCCTTCCGTCAGCTGCCTGAAGCCGCTGCCCTGGCCGCGGTGAACAAGCGCGTGTCGAACCTGCTGAGCAAGGCCGAAGGCGCGGTGGCGACCACGGTCGAGCCGAAGTACTTCGACAATGCCAACGAGTTCTCCCTGTACTCGGCGATCCAGCAAGCCGACCAGGCGGTGCAACCGATGGCCGCTGCGCGTCAGTACAGCGAGTCGCTGGCACGTCTGGCTGCCCTGCGTGAACCGGTCGACGCCTTCTTCGAGGCGGTGATGGTCAACGCCGACGACGCCAAAGTGCGGGCCAACCGCTATGCCTTGCTCAGCCGCCTGCGCGGTCTGTTCCTGGGCGTGGCCGACATTTCGCTGCTGGGGTAA
- a CDS encoding DNA-3-methyladenine glycosylase I, producing MPRCFWCTDDPLYQAYHDQEWGTPQREPGQLFEMLLLEGFQAGLSWITVLKKRERYREVLFGFDPQRLAQMSDEEIEERMLDPGIIRNRLKLNAARRNSKAWLALENPAEWLWSFVGGVPKINHFSQRSDVPAVTDEAKAMSKALQKAGFTFVGPTICYAFMQATGMVMDHTTDCDRYAALLR from the coding sequence ATGCCACGTTGCTTTTGGTGTACCGACGATCCGCTTTACCAGGCGTACCACGATCAGGAATGGGGCACGCCGCAGCGTGAGCCGGGGCAATTGTTCGAAATGTTGTTGCTCGAAGGCTTCCAGGCGGGGCTGTCGTGGATCACCGTGCTGAAAAAGCGCGAACGTTACCGTGAGGTGTTGTTCGGCTTCGACCCGCAGCGCCTGGCGCAGATGAGCGATGAAGAAATCGAGGAACGCATGCTCGATCCCGGGATCATCCGCAACCGCCTCAAACTCAATGCCGCGCGGCGCAATTCCAAGGCCTGGCTGGCTTTGGAGAACCCTGCGGAGTGGCTGTGGTCGTTTGTCGGCGGTGTGCCGAAGATCAATCATTTCAGCCAGCGCAGTGACGTTCCGGCGGTGACCGATGAAGCCAAGGCGATGAGCAAGGCCCTGCAGAAAGCCGGCTTCACTTTTGTCGGCCCGACCATCTGCTATGCCTTCATGCAGGCCACCGGCATGGTCATGGACCACACCACCGATTGTGATCGCTACGCCGCTCTGCTGCGCTGA
- a CDS encoding MFS transporter, with the protein MSDYIQEQGAATVSNSRREERKIIFASSLGTVFEWYDFFLYGALAAVISKQFFAGVNDTTAFIFALMAFAAGFLVRPFGALVFGRLGDMIGRKYTFLVTIVLMGLSTFAVGLLPTYASIGIAAPIILVILRMLQGLALGGEYGGAATYVAEHAPPGKRGFHTGFIQSTATLGLLLSLLVVLGSRYISGDQFEVWGWRLPFLLSIVLLAISTWIRMSMHESPAFVKMKAQGKTSKAPIRESFGSWANLKIVLTALFSINAGQAVTFYTAQFYVLFFLTQMLKMDPAQANTLLIISVVIGAPFFVFFGWLSDRIGRKPILMLGLLLATLLYFPLFKALSHYANPQIDAASRQSPIVVMADPQSCTFQFDPVGKARFDSPCDKAKTFLVKQGLPYSSESAAAGSEVVVTVGDQRINGFDEVALRAAIEKAGYPAKADPASVNETMVVVLIVAMILIATMTYGPLAAVMVELFPTRIRYTSMSLPYHIGNGWFGGFLPTVSFALVVYTGDIFYGLWYPVLITGVSLVVGLFCLKETRDVNIDKV; encoded by the coding sequence ATGTCGGATTACATTCAGGAGCAAGGCGCGGCGACGGTCAGCAACAGTCGCCGTGAAGAGCGCAAGATCATTTTCGCGTCATCCCTCGGGACAGTGTTCGAGTGGTATGACTTTTTTCTCTATGGGGCACTGGCCGCCGTCATCAGCAAGCAGTTCTTTGCCGGCGTGAACGACACCACTGCCTTTATCTTCGCCTTGATGGCGTTTGCCGCGGGCTTCCTGGTAAGGCCGTTCGGGGCACTGGTGTTCGGTCGTCTGGGGGATATGATCGGCCGCAAGTACACCTTCCTGGTGACCATCGTGCTGATGGGCCTGTCGACCTTTGCGGTCGGCCTGCTACCGACCTACGCCAGTATCGGCATCGCCGCACCGATCATTCTGGTGATCCTGCGCATGCTTCAGGGCCTGGCGCTGGGTGGCGAGTATGGCGGCGCTGCAACCTATGTGGCTGAGCATGCGCCACCGGGCAAGCGTGGTTTCCACACCGGCTTTATCCAGTCGACAGCGACCCTCGGTTTGCTGCTGTCGCTGCTGGTGGTGTTGGGCAGCCGCTACATCAGTGGTGATCAGTTCGAAGTCTGGGGCTGGCGCTTGCCGTTCCTGCTGTCGATCGTACTGCTGGCGATTTCCACCTGGATTCGTATGAGCATGCACGAATCGCCAGCCTTCGTGAAAATGAAGGCCCAGGGCAAAACCAGTAAAGCGCCGATTCGTGAGTCCTTCGGTTCCTGGGCCAACCTCAAGATCGTGCTCACTGCCCTGTTCAGCATCAACGCAGGGCAGGCGGTGACCTTCTACACCGCGCAGTTCTACGTGCTGTTCTTCCTCACCCAGATGCTCAAGATGGACCCGGCCCAGGCCAATACCCTGCTGATTATCAGTGTGGTGATCGGCGCGCCGTTCTTCGTGTTCTTTGGCTGGCTGTCGGACCGTATCGGACGCAAGCCGATCCTGATGCTCGGCCTGTTGCTGGCTACCCTGCTCTACTTCCCGCTGTTCAAAGCCCTGAGCCATTACGCCAACCCGCAGATCGATGCTGCCAGCCGCCAATCGCCGATTGTGGTCATGGCCGATCCACAAAGCTGCACCTTCCAGTTCGACCCGGTCGGTAAAGCGCGTTTTGACAGTCCATGCGACAAGGCCAAGACCTTCCTGGTCAAGCAGGGCCTGCCCTACAGCTCTGAATCCGCCGCTGCCGGTAGCGAAGTGGTGGTGACCGTCGGCGACCAGCGCATCAACGGTTTCGATGAAGTGGCGCTGCGGGCTGCGATCGAAAAAGCGGGTTACCCGGCCAAGGCGGATCCTGCCAGTGTCAACGAAACCATGGTGGTGGTGCTGATCGTGGCGATGATCCTGATTGCGACCATGACCTACGGCCCGCTGGCGGCGGTGATGGTCGAGCTGTTCCCGACCCGGATCCGCTACACCTCGATGTCGCTGCCTTATCACATTGGCAACGGCTGGTTCGGTGGCTTCCTGCCGACGGTGTCGTTCGCTCTGGTGGTGTACACCGGCGATATCTTCTATGGGCTGTGGTATCCGGTGTTGATCACTGGGGTCAGCCTGGTGGTCGGGCTGTTTTGCCTGAAAGAAACCCGCGATGTGAATATCGACAAGGTCTGA